Genomic DNA from Roseburia intestinalis L1-82:
ATTATGAAGAAAGACAGTTAGAAGATTTTTCAAAGTATGTGTTTGGTATGTCGTACCAGACCTTAAAAGATGTGATGAAACAACAGAAAGGACGTGAGGAACAATGCAGGAAACAAGGGTGCTGGTGGAAACGAGAGGAACAACTGGCGAAGAAACAATATCATACTGGTTTGAACTGCCGATAGATGTTGCCGAGTTTGAAGAAAAGTTAGGTGTCGGTGCAGAAAGTGGGGATTACCGTATTATCGAAAAGGTGTTGCCTTATGCTGATGAAGTCCACGAACATACAAGCGTGTACCAGCTCAACGAATTAGATTTTATGTACCGCCAGCTTTCAAGTGATATGCAGGAAGAATATGTATCACTACTTACGGTGTTTGAAAATTTAGAAGCACTTTATATTTGCAGGAATGTGATTACGGTTTATCCCAACTGCAAAAGCATGATAGATGTTGCAAAGCAAAAGCTGATGAACGACCCGACGTTCAAACATTTATCCGAGGACTGTCAAGCCTACTATTTTGACTTTGAAGCCTATGCTTCTCACTTGCAGGAACACGGGAAATTTTTAGTAACGGAACACGGTATCTTTGAACTGCCAGAGTAGGAAATGAGGTGGTGCTTATGATTGATGATATGGCGGTTTACATTGCTAATCTTGGCAAATACAATGAGGGCTATTTAGTCGGTGCTTGGTTCACATTTCCTATTGACGAGGAAGATGTAAAAGAAAAAATCGGCTTGAATGAACAGTATGAGGAATACGCTATCCATGATACCGACAACTTCCCCATTGCGATTGGCGAGTATGTTTCCATTGAAGAACTCAATGAGATGTATGAAATGATAGAGGAACTTCCCGACTATATTGTAGAGTGTCTGGACGAATTTATCAGTCACTATGGGACGCTGGAAGAAGTTGTGGAACACAAGGACGATATTTATTATTATCCCGACTGTGAAACCATGACAGATATTGCCTACTACTACATAGACGAATTGCAGGCACTAGGGGATATTCCACCCAGCTTACAGAACTACATTGACTATGAAGCCTACGGGCGAGATTTGGATATGGGCGGTTGCTTTATTGAAACAAGCCGAGGTATGTGCGAGATACCATACTAACGCTGGAAGATCAGCGACAAGCATTGTTGCTACTGACAGCGTATTTCTCTTTTAAGGGACAGTCTGAAAATGGCTGTCCTTTTCTCTTTGAAGAACTTACGAAAGGAGCTGAAAGAACTTGAAAAAGATTAAATCTTATACGGGTATCTGGAACGTGGAAAAAGTCTTGTATGCAATCAATGATTTTAACTTACCCTTTCCCGTTACTTTTACACAGATTACATGGTTTGTGATTACGGAATTTATCATCATTCTGTTTGGGGATATTCCTCCACTTTCCATGATTGAGGGAGCATTTCTCAAATACTTCGGTATTCCTGTTGCTCTCACTTGGTTTATGTCGCAGAAAACCTTTGACGGAAAGAAGCCGTACAGCTTTTTGAAATCACAGATAACCTATGCCCTGCGACCAAAAATCACTTATGCAGGAAAAGCCGTAAAACTGCATAAGCAGATACTCAATGAAACAATCACGGCAGTAAGGAGTGTGAACTATGTTCCCGATAAAATATATTGACAACAACCTTGTCTGGAACAAGGACAATGAGGTGTTCGCTTACTATGAGCTGATACCGTACAATTATTCTTTTCTATCCGCAGAGCAGAAATTTATCGTGCATGATAGCTTTCGCCAGCTTATCGCACAGTCCCGTGAGGGTAAAATTCATGCGTTGCAGGTTGCCACGGAAAGCTCTATTAGAAGTATGCAGGAGCAGTCAAAGAAGTTAGTTACGGGGAAGTTAAAGGAAGTTGCTTATCAGAAAATAGACGAACAGACCGAAGCGTTAGTATCAATGATTGGGGATAATCAAGTGGACTACCGCTTTTTTCTTGGCTTTAAGCTCATGGTTACAGAAGAACAGCTCAATCTGAAGAACATCAAAAAATCAGCGTGGCTGACATTCAAAGAGTTTCTCCATGAAGTGAACCACACGCTGATGAATGACTTTGTTTCCATGCCGAATGATGAAATCAACCGTTACATGAAAATGGAAAAGTTACTGGAAAATAAAATCTCCCGTCGCTTCAAGGTGCGTCGCTTGGAAATCAATGATTTTGGGTATCTCATGGAACATCTTTACGGCAGGGACGGTATCGCTTATGAAGATTATGACTATCAGCTACCAAAGAAGAAATTGAAGAAAGAAACGCTGATAAAATACTACGACCTTATCCGTCCGACAAGATGTGTGATTGAAGAAAGCCAGCGGTATTTACGCTTGGAACATGAGGACAAGGAAAGCTATGTGTCTTATTTTACCGTCAATGCGATTGTCGGGGAGCTTGACTTTCCCTCGTCTGAAATCTTCTATTTCCAGCAACAGCAATTTACTTTCCCCGTTGATACGTCCATGAATGTAGAAATCGTGGAAAATCGAAAAGCATTAACAACCGTCCGCAACAAGAAAAAGGAATTGAAAGACCTTGACAATCATGCTTATCAAGCAGGAAGTGAAACAAGCTCAAATGTGGTGGACGCATTAGACAGCGTGGACGAGCTGGAAACAGACTTAGACCAGAGCAAAGAAAGTATGTATAAGTTAAGCTACGTGATACGGGTGTCTGCACCCGATCTTGACGAGCTGAAACGCCGTTGTGATGAAGTCAAGGACTTTTACGACGACCTCAATGTAAAGCTGGTGCGTCCTGCTGGGGATATGCTGGGGCTTCATTCTGAATTTCTTCCTGCCAGCAAGCGATATATCAATGACTATGTGCAGTATGTAAAATCAGATTTTTTAGCTGGACTTGGCTTTGGAGCAACCCAGCAGTTAGGGGAAACTACGGGTATCTATATGGGCTATTCCGTTGATACGGGAAGAAATGTGTACCTGCAACCGTCTTTAGCTTCGCAGGGCGTAAAAGGCACAGTTACCAACGCCCTTGCTTCTGCTTTTGTCGGTTCTCTTGGCGGTGGGAAGTCGTTCTGCAATAATCTTCTGGTATATTATGCGGTGCTGTTTGGCGGTCAAGCACTTCTGTTAGACCCTAAAAGTGAGCGTGGCAACTGGAAAGAAACGCTCCCAGAAATCGCCCATGAAATCAATATCGTAAACCTAACCAGCGATAAGGACAATGCAGGACTTCTTGACCCGTTTGTGATTATGAAGAATGTAAAAGACGCTGAAAGTCTGGCAATCGACATCTTAACATTTCTTACGGGTATTTCCTCTAGGGACGGCGAAAAATTCCCCGTACTTCGTAAAGCGGTACGCTCCGTTACCCAGAGCGACAGTCGGGGCTTGCTCCATGTGATAGACGAGCTACGCCGTGAAGATACGCCCATATCAAGAAATATCGCAGACCATATCGACAGCTTCACGGACTACGACTTTGCACATCTGCTGTTTTCAGACGGTACGGTGGAAAATGCAATCAGCCTTGATAACCAGCTCAATATCATTCAAGTAGCCGACCTTGTACTGCCAGATAAGGACACAACCTTTGAGGAATACACGACTATTGAATTATTGTCGGTGTCTATGCTGATTGTGATTAGTACCTTTGCCCTTGATTTTATCCATTCGGACAGAAGTATTTTTAAGATTGTCGATTTGGACGAAGCGTGGGCGTTCTTAAATGTGGCACAAGGAGAAACGCTCTCTAACAAGCTGGTTCGTGCTGGACGAGCTATGCAGGCAGGCGTTTATTTCGTTACACAATCTTCTGGGGACGTGGCAAAGGAAAGTCTGAAAAACAATATCGGCTTAAAATTCGCTTTCCGTTCTACTGACATCAACGAGATAAAACAGACCTTAGAATTTTTCGGTATCGACAAGGACGATGAAAACAACCAGAAACGGCTTCGTGATTTGGAGAACGGACAATGCTTATTGCAGGACTTATACGGGCGTGTCGGTGTGGTACAGATACACCCAGTTTTTGAAGAACTGCTACACGCCTTTGATACCAGACCGCCCGTACAGAGAAATGAGGTGGAGTGATGAAAGAAAGGATAAAAGGTGCGTTCACAAAAAGGAGGATACTTCACTTTCTCAAAACGGCTCTGTTCGTGGTGGCACTCTCCCTTATCCTGCTTTCACTTTTGGGGACGGTGGCTCATGCAACGGGACTTGTAGACGATACTATCAATGCAGAAAATCTTTACTCAAAATATCCGCTATCTAACTACCAGCTTGATTTTTATGTGGATAATAGCTGGTCGTGGTTGCCGTGGAACTGGCTGGACGGCATTGGAAAATCGGTACAGTACGGGCTTTACTGCATTACCAACTTTGTCTGGACGATAAGCCTTTATTTAAGCAATGCCACGGGCTATGTGGTGCAGGAAGCCTATAAACTTGATTTTATTAACGATATGGCAGACAGTATCGGAAAGAGCATACAGACCCTTGCAGGTGTAACCGAGAACGGCTTTTCTTCTACGGGCTTCTATGTTGGTTTCCTGCTTCTCATTATCTTAGTGGTGGGAATGTATGTTGCTTATACGGGACTGATTAAACGGGAAACCAGCAAGGCACTTCACGCTGTTATCAACTTTGTGGTGGTGTTCGTGCTGTCCGCTTCGTTTATTGCCTACGCTCCCGACTACATCAAGAAGATAAATGAATTTTCATCAGACATCAGTACCGCTTCTTTGGACTTGGGAACAAAAATCATGCTCCCCAACTCCGACAGCGAGGGCAAGGACAGCGTGGACTTGATACGGGACAGCCTATTTTCTATTCAAGTGGAACAGCCGTGGCTACTTCTGCAATTCGGTAACAGCAACATAGAAGAAATCGGGACAGACCGTGTGGAAGCTCTGGTATCAGTAAGTCCAGAGGACGAGGACGGAAAGACCAGAGAGGAAGTCGTGAAAATAGAAATCGAGGATAACGACAATAATAATCTGACGATACCGCAGGTGGTAAACCGTTTAGGTATGGTGTTCTTCCTCTTGTTCTTCAACTTGGGGATAACGATATTTGTATTCTTGCTTACGGGCATGATGTTGTTTAGCCAGATACTTTTTATTATTTTTGCAATGTTTTTACCTATCAGCTTTCTACTTTCCATGATACCCAGCTATGAAAGCATGGCAAAGCAGGCAATCGTAAGGGTGTTTAATACCATAATGACACGGGCAGGAATAACGCTCATTGTAACAGTGGCGTTCAGTATTTCCAGTATGTTTTATAACATTTCCACAGATTACCCGTTTTTCATGGTGGCGTTCTTGCAGATAGTATGTTTCGCAGGTATCTATATGAAGCTGGGCGACTTAATGAGTATGTTCTCTTTGAACGCTAACGACAGTCAAAGCATGGGACGAAGAATTTTCCGCAGACCGTATCTATACTTGGCACATAGGGCTAGGCGTATGGAAAGACGGCTTGCTGGTGCGGTTACTGCTGGTGGTGTTGCTGGTGCGGTGGCTGGTAGTTCTGTTGCTGGCAAAAGAGCTGAAAGAAAAAATACAGCTTCTAAAGAAAATCGGGGCAATACCACTTCCAGCATGGGACAGCGTGCAGGCTCAAAGGTGGGTGCTGTCTTAGATACGAAAAATAAAGTGAAAGACAAGGCAAATGCTGTCAAAGAAAACATCAAGGATATGCCGACACAGACCGCTTATGCGGTGTATTCCGCAAAGGAAAAGGCAAAGTCCAGCGTGTCCGACTTCAAGCGTGGCATGGTGCAGGAACAGCAGTCCAGACAGACGGGACGATTGGAAAAGCAGGAACAGCATAGGCAGAATATCGCTGACAAGCGTATGGAGCTTCAAAAGGCACAAGAAGCAAGGCAGGCACAGCGAAAGGCTGACGGATCAGCGACAACGGGAGCTACCCGTCCCCATGAGCGACCAGCCACAGCTTCAAGCGTTTCAAAGACGGGTGCTGAAAAAATGCAGGAAGTCAAACGTCCTGCCACAGCGACCACTTCAAAGATAAGTGAGCCAGTCAAAGCAAATGTTATCAAAGAGCGTCCGCTATCTTCTGGTGCTTCTGATAGAAAAGCGACCCAACCTGCACAGCCAGTACATAGGCAGAATGTAGAAAAAGTGGTATCGCAGGAAACACGCCAGAATGACACGAAAGACCGCAGGACAAAGGTTCAGCAGACGCAAACCGTCCAAAAGAACCAGCAGACCAAAGAGAAAAACCGAAGCCTTGTAACAAAGAAAGGACAGAAGAAAAAATGAAACTGAAACATATCGCTCTCATTGGCAGTCTGTTTCCTATCCTATTTTCTCTGGTGCTTTTCTTTGGGGTGTTGATTAGTGCGGACAGCGACGACGAGAACAGCAACTTTTCTTCTGGCATTACGGGTATGAATTTATCCGCAGAAGTTTTGAAACATCAGCCTATGGTGGAAAAGTACGCCAGAGAAAACGGTATCTCCGAGTATGTCAATGTGCTATTGGCTATCATTCAAGTAGAAAGTGGTGGTACAGCAGAAGATGTTATGCAGAGTTCAGAAAGTCTTGGCTTACCGCCCAATTCTTTAGATACGGAAAGCTCAATCAAGCAGGGGTGTAAATATTTTGCGTCCCTGCTTTCTTCCTGCCAAAATCAAGGTATCGACGATTTGAATGTAGCGATACAGTCTTATAACTATGGCGGTGGTTATGTGGGATATGTGGCAGGAAAAGGAAAGAAACACACTTTTAATCTTGCGGAAAATTTTGCCCGTGAGAAATCGGGTGGAAAGAAAGTAACCTATACCAACCCGATAGCTGTTGCGAAGAACGGGGGCTGGCGGTATGGCTATGGAAATATGTTCTATGTTGAATTAGTCAATCAGTATTTAACTGTTTCGCAGGTATCGGGAGAGCTGGCACAAAAGGTAATGAATGAAGCGTTGAAATATCAAGGCTGGAAGTATGTATATGGCGGTAGCAATCCCAACACTTCTTTTGACTGTTCGGGATTGACGCAATGGTGTTATGGAAAAGCTGGTATCTCCTTACCGAGAACGGCACAAGCACAGTATGACGCAACCCAACATCTTCCACTCTCGCAGGCAAAGGCTGGGGACTTGGTATTTTTCCATTCCACCTATAATGCTGGTTCGTATGTAACCCACGTTGGTATTCTCGTTTCGCCGACACAGATGTACCATGCAGGCAACCCGATAGGATATGCAGACCTAAGTAGTAGTTACTGGCAACAGCACTTAATCGGTGCAGGACGAGTAAAACAATAGAAAGGACTTGAAAATATGTT
This window encodes:
- a CDS encoding C40 family peptidase — its product is MKLKHIALIGSLFPILFSLVLFFGVLISADSDDENSNFSSGITGMNLSAEVLKHQPMVEKYARENGISEYVNVLLAIIQVESGGTAEDVMQSSESLGLPPNSLDTESSIKQGCKYFASLLSSCQNQGIDDLNVAIQSYNYGGGYVGYVAGKGKKHTFNLAENFAREKSGGKKVTYTNPIAVAKNGGWRYGYGNMFYVELVNQYLTVSQVSGELAQKVMNEALKYQGWKYVYGGSNPNTSFDCSGLTQWCYGKAGISLPRTAQAQYDATQHLPLSQAKAGDLVFFHSTYNAGSYVTHVGILVSPTQMYHAGNPIGYADLSSSYWQQHLIGAGRVKQ
- the tcpF gene encoding conjugal transfer ATPase TcpF, with translation MFPIKYIDNNLVWNKDNEVFAYYELIPYNYSFLSAEQKFIVHDSFRQLIAQSREGKIHALQVATESSIRSMQEQSKKLVTGKLKEVAYQKIDEQTEALVSMIGDNQVDYRFFLGFKLMVTEEQLNLKNIKKSAWLTFKEFLHEVNHTLMNDFVSMPNDEINRYMKMEKLLENKISRRFKVRRLEINDFGYLMEHLYGRDGIAYEDYDYQLPKKKLKKETLIKYYDLIRPTRCVIEESQRYLRLEHEDKESYVSYFTVNAIVGELDFPSSEIFYFQQQQFTFPVDTSMNVEIVENRKALTTVRNKKKELKDLDNHAYQAGSETSSNVVDALDSVDELETDLDQSKESMYKLSYVIRVSAPDLDELKRRCDEVKDFYDDLNVKLVRPAGDMLGLHSEFLPASKRYINDYVQYVKSDFLAGLGFGATQQLGETTGIYMGYSVDTGRNVYLQPSLASQGVKGTVTNALASAFVGSLGGGKSFCNNLLVYYAVLFGGQALLLDPKSERGNWKETLPEIAHEINIVNLTSDKDNAGLLDPFVIMKNVKDAESLAIDILTFLTGISSRDGEKFPVLRKAVRSVTQSDSRGLLHVIDELRREDTPISRNIADHIDSFTDYDFAHLLFSDGTVENAISLDNQLNIIQVADLVLPDKDTTFEEYTTIELLSVSMLIVISTFALDFIHSDRSIFKIVDLDEAWAFLNVAQGETLSNKLVRAGRAMQAGVYFVTQSSGDVAKESLKNNIGLKFAFRSTDINEIKQTLEFFGIDKDDENNQKRLRDLENGQCLLQDLYGRVGVVQIHPVFEELLHAFDTRPPVQRNEVE
- a CDS encoding conjugal transfer protein; translation: MKKIKSYTGIWNVEKVLYAINDFNLPFPVTFTQITWFVITEFIIILFGDIPPLSMIEGAFLKYFGIPVALTWFMSQKTFDGKKPYSFLKSQITYALRPKITYAGKAVKLHKQILNETITAVRSVNYVPDKIY
- a CDS encoding antirestriction protein ArdA, producing MQETRVLVETRGTTGEETISYWFELPIDVAEFEEKLGVGAESGDYRIIEKVLPYADEVHEHTSVYQLNELDFMYRQLSSDMQEEYVSLLTVFENLEALYICRNVITVYPNCKSMIDVAKQKLMNDPTFKHLSEDCQAYYFDFEAYASHLQEHGKFLVTEHGIFELPE
- a CDS encoding antirestriction protein ArdA, with translation MIDDMAVYIANLGKYNEGYLVGAWFTFPIDEEDVKEKIGLNEQYEEYAIHDTDNFPIAIGEYVSIEELNEMYEMIEELPDYIVECLDEFISHYGTLEEVVEHKDDIYYYPDCETMTDIAYYYIDELQALGDIPPSLQNYIDYEAYGRDLDMGGCFIETSRGMCEIPY
- a CDS encoding CD3337/EF1877 family mobilome membrane protein, which encodes MKERIKGAFTKRRILHFLKTALFVVALSLILLSLLGTVAHATGLVDDTINAENLYSKYPLSNYQLDFYVDNSWSWLPWNWLDGIGKSVQYGLYCITNFVWTISLYLSNATGYVVQEAYKLDFINDMADSIGKSIQTLAGVTENGFSSTGFYVGFLLLIILVVGMYVAYTGLIKRETSKALHAVINFVVVFVLSASFIAYAPDYIKKINEFSSDISTASLDLGTKIMLPNSDSEGKDSVDLIRDSLFSIQVEQPWLLLQFGNSNIEEIGTDRVEALVSVSPEDEDGKTREEVVKIEIEDNDNNNLTIPQVVNRLGMVFFLLFFNLGITIFVFLLTGMMLFSQILFIIFAMFLPISFLLSMIPSYESMAKQAIVRVFNTIMTRAGITLIVTVAFSISSMFYNISTDYPFFMVAFLQIVCFAGIYMKLGDLMSMFSLNANDSQSMGRRIFRRPYLYLAHRARRMERRLAGAVTAGGVAGAVAGSSVAGKRAERKNTASKENRGNTTSSMGQRAGSKVGAVLDTKNKVKDKANAVKENIKDMPTQTAYAVYSAKEKAKSSVSDFKRGMVQEQQSRQTGRLEKQEQHRQNIADKRMELQKAQEARQAQRKADGSATTGATRPHERPATASSVSKTGAEKMQEVKRPATATTSKISEPVKANVIKERPLSSGASDRKATQPAQPVHRQNVEKVVSQETRQNDTKDRRTKVQQTQTVQKNQQTKEKNRSLVTKKGQKKK